The genomic DNA GGTCTTCGCGTTTTAATACTCCGAATTCAATATTCAAAATACGCTCCTTTTTTACCCAACTTCCATCAATGTAATATACATAATACAATACAATAAAGTAATAGTTTTTTCCTATATTATTTCGTATGAAACCAAATCATTTTTTAACTTTCGCCTGCGCTGTCATCTTTATGGCAGGCACTGTGACTCATACAAATGCAAAAGTCATACAAACTTACAACGAAGACATTAAAATCGTCAAAGTAAACGACAGCAATTTTGAGAATGAAATTCTGCATTCCAAAAAGCCGGTCATCCTGGAAATTTCTTCGACCAGCTGCCCGCCATGCCTTATCATGATTCCGACGCTCATCAGCATCGCGAAAAACTACAGCGACATTAAAATTGCCTCGGTCGGTATCGACGAACCGGGCATAGAAAAAATCAGGGCGTCGCTCCCGATCCAGGCATTCCCCACATTCTTCCTCATCAAAGACGGCAAGATTGTGAATAAATTAGTCGGCGCTGTCAAAGAAGAAGAATTGCTCGCGGCCTTGCAGTACACGCCCAAAAGGAACGCTGCCAAGCCCGCCAAAAAAGCAAAGAATTCTCCGAAGAATCTTGTATGCAAAACGAACGGCCAGTTCAACGGCCTCAAGAATCTGGTGACCATCTCGTTCGTATTCGGCGCCACCGAAATCGAAAATGTCGACATCGTGACCGACGTATTCGTGCCGCCTGAACTTAGCGACAAGCGCGAACAGATGATTGAACATGTGCGCGCAAGCGGCAAGGGCGAAGTCACGCCCACCATGACCGGGTTCCGCATGCATATCGACAACAACTGCCGATTCATGAAAGCTATGGACATGAAACGCACCTCGACCTACGGCGAGATGCGTGCAGGCCTTGAACTGCAAGGCTTCAGCTGTCAGTAAACACCAACAAAGAGATTCCCGATCGAGTCGGGAATGACAGTGGAACATTACTGTTTCACGTAGCGCACATACGCAAAGCGCTTGCTATCGGGGGCCCAGGAATTCACGTTAATCGTGCCTTGGCCGCCGAACAACTTTAGAATCGTACGCGGCTTACTCCAGCCGGTTTTATCGCTACCCGTCATCAAGCGAATTTCCACATTCTTGTTAGGAACATGTTCGCCGGGGCGCACGTCGCGCTCATGGTAAGCGAGCATCACGACCTTCGTGCGGTCGGGCGAAATATGCGGGAACCAAGTATTCCAATGCGCATCGAAAGTCATCAGCGTCTGCTCGGAACCATCGGCCTTCATGCGCCACGCCTGCATACGGCCAGTGCGCACTGAATTGAACCAAATGTATTCGCCATCGCAGTCGTATTCCGGGCCATCGTTCAAGCCGAATGCTGTCGTAAGTTGCATTTCGTTACCGCCCGCAGTCGGAATCGTATAAATATCGTATTCGCCATTGCGTTCGGCACAGTAGGCGAGCATCTTGCCATCCGGCGTAATGCCGTGCAAGTAACTCGGAGCAAGCGGCGTCACCAGTTCCGGCATGCGGCCGTCATAGAAAATCTTGTAAATGCGCGAAAGCCCGTCTTCTTTAGTATGGTGACTCACGTAAAGTCCCGTGCCATCGGGCGCAAGCACATGGTCGTTATTGCAGTTGTCCACAAAGTAACTCGGCACCTCAGCCACGTCGCCCGAGGCGATTTCATATTTGTAAATGCGACCTTCGCTATTGAAGGTGAGGAACTTTCCGTCGGCACTCCAGTTGGGCGCTTCAATCACGCGGTCAAATTCATCGAGCACTTCGGACTTGCCCGTTTCAATATCGAAAACTTCAAGAATCGACTTGTCGCCGCTACGATCCCAAACCTGAGCGGGGGAGAGCTCGAACGGGTAAGACACACCCCATGCTGCACGAAGTCCATCCATCTGCGTCATCATCTGCATGGTCTTAGTGTGCGGCATTTCGGCACATTCCTTCTGGCCTTTTTCAAGGGCAGCCTTGCAGGCCAGCACTTCGTACTCGTAGCAGTTTTCAATGCGTGGGGGAGCGATCGATTCCAAAAGCGTGCCCGTCTTATCGAACAGCTGGATTTCAACCATGTCGTTCAAGTTCTGCACGCGAATGAATCCGGCTTCGCCGTATATCACGCCTTCGTTCTTGAGCGGCGCCACCATCGAAGTTTTTAAATGCGCCACCTGGCCATTTGCATAAACCAAATCAATCCAATCCGTGGCATCGACACCCGTATCGAACTTGACGCAATGCGTTTTCGTCTGAACAATATGATTTTCGGCGCCGGCAATTTCATCATCCGTCAAGAAGATATCCGCAAAAGTCAGGCTGTAAATACCCAAATCCAAAAGGGCACCACCCGCAAGTTCCGGCTTACGCAAACGCTCGATATGCGAAAGCGGCATCGAGAAATCTGCCTCCACGCTTTCGACCTTGCCAATCTTGCCTGCCAAAATCAAGTCCTTGACCATCTGCACCGCAGGCAAAAATCTCGTCCACATCGCCTCGCTCAAAAACACGCCCTTTTCTTCGGCAAGCGCAATCACTTCAGATGCCATCAGCGCGTTTGCGGTAAATGCCTTTTCCACGAGCAAGTTCTTGCCGTGTTCCAGGCAAAGCAGAATGTTATTGTAATGCTCGGAATGTGGGGTAGCGATATAAATCAAGTCGACCGCCGGATCTTTCGCAAGTTCCTCGTAGCTGCCGTAGGCACGGCCAAAGCCATAATCCTTCGCAAATTTTTCGGCCTTTTCCAGCGAACGCGATGCCACCGCATAAGCCTCTACGCCACGATTTTCAATTGCCTTTACCGCCGCGGCCATCTTAGTCGCAATATGTCCACACCCAAGAATTGCAAATTTCATCATATCCTCAATATACACTTATTTCTCGTGAAACTCACACAAAACATGCCCTATAAATGGACTCACGTGTAAACATCAAAAAAAGCCCAGCTTTCGCCGGGCTTTTTGTCGTAATACTAAATCGATTACTTTTCAGAAAGCTTTGCGGTTGCCTTCTTCTTGAAAGCTTCCACGATCAAGTCGGCAGCTCTCTTGTAAGCGTCCACAGATGCATCGCGGTGCATGTCGACAACGCTGTTAGCATACTTGGCAGACTGATCGCCTTCGAGCTGTTCCCAGCCGCGGTCAGTGTAAAGAACCAGGTTGCCGTCCTTGTCAACAACAGCAACGTTCATCGTCACGATCGGAGTCACGTTGCCAGTAATCTTGGTCATCATGCCCCTCTTGTAGGCAAAGAGGAATTCAGCAACGACAACGGCGTCAACGTTCAGGGACTGGCAAAGCTTGCCAAGAGAACGGAGAGTAGCAACTTCAACACGTTCGCCATTCACGTAGTGAATGCCGTTCGGCTTCACAGCTTCATAAGGAAGCTTGCCCAGGCCTTCCGGAGCGATAAAGCGGTCGCGAGTGAAGATATCCTTAAGCGTTTCGGTCAGGTCCTTGTTCACGAGGGTTTCCTTGACGTCTTCGTTGTTGATGACTTCGCCAAACGGAATGGCTTCCCAGCCGTCAACGGAATCGAACATCTTGTTGAGTTCGTTAGCGCCATGAGAAACAACAGTCTTCTGACCTTCGGTGAAGATTTCAACGTTGTCCTTAAGAACGTTGCCAACTGCCGTAAGGAGGAGGTTTTCCTTCTTGCCTTCGACTTCTTCAATGTCCTTATATTCTTCGTTACTTGCAACGCTAACAACAGCAATCTTCTTCACATTGCCGATTTCAGGCTGCTTCACATGAACACCGGCACAAGAACAGAAGAACAGTGCCATGCCGCACAGTGCGATAATCTTTTTCATTTTATACCCTTTTGGTTCTCGCTCTTTCACCACGAAAAAACGTATTACAAATATAACAACAAATTAAAAATATTTCATTTCATTTACACAAAAATTACACAAAAAGTTTTTTTATGTACCCCATTATCTTACTTTATTTATATATTTGCGCGAAACTTTCACAAACGGGATAAAACAGGAGAACTTTCATGAAATTGAATCCCCGATATATTAAGTTGTCCGCTGCCGTAGTGGCAAGCCTTATTTCCGCCTGTACTATCGAAGTGGAAACTCCCACCGACGATAACGGCGTTCCGTCTTACACGAATAAACTGTCGGAACTGTACGAAATTGAATGTAATGCAGATCGTGCCGGTTCCAAGGTTTTCGTCAACTATGAACAGATGACGTTCGAATGCGATGGTACCCAGTGGAATGGCGCCTATCCCGGCCAGGATTCCACAAAGCGAATTATCGCTCCCGTGGTCGACCGCAACTTTGCTTTCGGTTCCGTTGTCGATACCCGCGACGGCAAGACTTACAAAACCATCAAGATTGGTAAACAAAACTGGTTCGCCCAGAACTTGAACTATAATGGCATCGATAGCTGGTGCTTCGACGAAATCACGAACTGCGCCGAAGATGGCCGTTACTATTCTTGGTACGGTGCCATGGATATTGACGAAGACATTTGGCTGATTTCTCTCGATGTCATTGAAGATGAACATCAGGGTGCATGCCCCGATGGCTGGCACGTTCCGACCCTTTCTGAATGGGAAGATCTTTTCACTTATGTTGCCGGCTCTTCGAATTACATGCTCTACGAAGACAGCATCGCCTACAAGCTCCGTTCCAACTTCGGTTGGGAATACAACATGAACGGTTGGGACGTCTACGGTCTCGCTCTCACTCCGAACGGTTACTATGATCGCGTAATCGACTTCAAAGTCACCTCGAAGACAACTGCTATTTACCAGTGGAGTGCAACACCGGAAAACGGCTACCGCACCCACTCCAAATATTTCGATATGAGTGACGACATGATTTTCATTGGTACAGGCTACGACAACAGAAATGGTATGTCTGTCCGTTGCGTCGAAAACTCTGAAAGCCTGAATCCGAACGAAACCAATCCTATCGACGACGATCCGATTGTCGCCCCGATTGACGATCCTATCGATACTCCGGTTGAAACCCCGGTTGATCCCGTCGAAGTGATTACCACTCCGGTTGACACTACCAGCCAGACTACCGAACCGGCCGGCCCGACTGGCGACGTCGTTTCCTGCAATATGGAAATTTCCATCATGGGTATGACGACCAGCTCCTGCGACGAATACGCTGCTGGTTCTGCAACTGCCGAAGCCGCTGCCGCCCAGTGCGTTTCGGTTGAAGGTTATTACACTGCAACGCTCGGCAATGGCTGCCCGACCAACTACACCAAGAAGTGCGTCGTCAGCGACGAAGCTACCGTCTACTTCTACGAAGAAGAAAACGCAAACCAGGATTGCAGCGACCTCATCCAGACCAAATAAAGAAATTCATCCTTAAGGTTCGGGCCTTCATCCTTTGCGGGGTGAAGGCCTTTTTTTATCAACACTTCTTGTTCTAGTCCCAAAATCACTTAACAGCGTTCAAAGTCGTATGTTGATATAATGTTGAAAATTAAAAATCGTTATTCCACAGAAATCGGGGATATAACACAACATATCCACAAAAGCACTATGTTTCACGTGGAACATTGTTTTTTTCGGCTAGTTATTTCCACAATCTATTGTCAATCCTGTTAAACAAATCCCAAACTTATCCACCAAAATGAAAAACACCGAGCTCCACATGAAGTTCGGTGTTTGTAAAATGTTTATAAAAGTTATCAACAATTGGCTTGATTGTTGCACGTGAAACTAGAATTTCACGGTACGCGGAGCAGCTCCGAAAGCGTAGAACGTAGCAGTCGCGTCCTTAAAATAGAGCACTTCAGTGTTCGGATCTTCGACAGAATACATGGACTTGAGTTCAGGATAGCAGTCGAGCATGTGGACCTTGGGCTCGCGGCGGTCATCACGCACAAGCGTACCTGCCAAACGGAGCCACTTGTTGCCTTCGGCATTCATGGCACAAATTTCGACCTTGCCGTTTTTCTGAATCTGCTTGGAGCAGTCCTTAACCTTAGATGTCTGAATATAGAGCTTGCCCTCGAAAATTTCGATAGTGCCGAAAGGGCGAACGCGCGGCTGGTCACCGTCGACCGTTGCCAAAAAGTAGGCGCCACATTCCTTGATGAAGTTCTTGACTTCTTCCATTATAAATCTCCTGTTAATGTTCTTTCCTATTCATAATATAGTAAAAAGAACTAATGCGAGGTCGTAATAAACCGCGTATAAATTTCTTCCATTTGAGTAGAGAAACAGCAGAAGATTACCTTCTTGACTTTTTTAGCCGGATAATTCTGGACCGTCTTCACGGCAATCTCGGTAGCGGCTTCCCAAGGGTAACCATAAACGCCAGTCGAAATAGCAGGGAAGGCGACCGTCTCACAAGCATTCGCCTCGGCAAGATCCAGGCAACTTTTATAGCAAGATTCCAGGAGTGCCGGTTCACCATGCAGGCCATCCCGATAAATCGGACCCGGAGTGTGGATAACAAACTTTGCCGGCAACCTGAATCCCGGAGTGATTTTAGCCTTACCCGTTTCGCAACCGTTCAAGGGGATGCATGCCTTCAAGAGCTCCGGACCCGCCGCCCTGTGAATAGCTCCATCAACACCGCCACCACCCAAAAGTGAACAATTGGCGGCATTCACAATCGCATCCACATTCAGTTTGGTGATATCACCTTGAATAATTTCAATCTCAATCATGTAAAACCTCAACTATAATATAGATAAAGATATTCCAACAATAACGTTGATTATGTGAATAGATGTTGAAAACTTTATTTTTTTACCCTCTCTTTTTGTATATATTATAGTGGGGTTATTATGAAAATCGAACATATTGCCATCTGGGTAAAAGACATCGACAAGGTGTGTGAATTCTACCGAAAGTATTTCGGCGGGGTAGTTCACCCGATTTATCATAATCCGGCAAAACAGTTCACCAGCCGGTTCGTCACCTTCGACGATGGCGCCCGGTTGGAAATAATGCACCGCCCCGATATCGATCATGTTTGGCCTGTAACTTCGTTACAGTCCGACATGCTCACGCTCGGTCATGCCGGTGTGCAAGCACCCCGTCGTGACACTCGCGATCGCATGTTTCACGTGGAACACTTAGGTTTTGCACACTTATCTTTTTCCGTGGGTTCAAAAGGAGAGGTGGACCGTTTAACCAAACAAATGTATGCTGATGGAATCCAGGTGGTAGGGGAACCCCGAACCACCGGCGACGGGTATTATGAAAGTGTGGTTCTCGATCCCGAAGGCAATAGGGTAGAGATTACAGTTTAAAAAAGTGGAGGGGATATATGAGGAGAACATTCATTATAATAATAGCGGCATTTTTGAATGCCTATGCGGTTGACTGCATCCGACACACATTCAATTATTTCGCAACGAACTTTCAGGATCACGCCCTCATCATGCCCGGCGAAACGTTGCCGGATAGTCTCTATCAGGAGCAAAACGGGCTGGTCTATACCATCAAGTATCACTGGACAGGCAATCACCTCGACAGTATGAACCTGTACCAATCTTGCCTTGCCCGTAATGTCGAAAAAAAATCCACCTACATTCCCGACTGGAAAATCGACTCCACCAAGGTAGGCAAGGTCAAGAAATACGACTGGAAATCTCTGAAAGACGGATGGCACTTTACGGTCTACCGCGGAAAAGATTCCGTCTATATCGATAATGACAATGAACAACACCAGATATTCTACTTCAAAAACGATACCATTTACGAAGTCAATAACTGGGTTCCCAGGAATTTAAAAACATACCGCGACCCCGACAATAAAAACAAGTGTATTCGAAAAAGCGATAATAACTTTATCATCGACACTTATGAATATGAAATGAAGGGGAACACCCTCATCCAGAAATCAATCAAGTTCGACTACAACAGATACGTCAAAGCCCCCGGCCCCTGCTACGGCGGCAATGAATACACCACTATATATTATAAGAAGTGAGATGTGGAATGTGTAGTGTGAAATTTTTGGCCTTTAAATATGTTCCACGTGAAACCTTATGAGGCGAGTGAAGCAGAAACAAGCTTGCTTGTTTCTATTTCCGAGCCGATTAAGGTAGGACACGAAGTGTCCAAACGTAACCTCTGGCGAAGCCAAAGGCCGAACATATAATCAGAATTTCTAAAACTTTTTACTATATTTTCCTATACGAAAAAACTGATCTTCATTCTATCCTTTATCGCACTGAATGTGCATGCTGCGAACTGTCTTGATTTTTCTCGCAGTGCTTATCTCGAATACGGACTTAATAACAATTATCGACTAGATAGCACCTATAGCGTATACCTCGTAGATGATGGCAAAACCTATTTTTCATCCTACAAGTATTATTACACCGATAATAGTTTAGATAGCATCGTCGAATGCCAAACTAACGGAACATGTGACACCCAAAAACTTAAACAGACAAGAAGAACAACAGATTCTACAATTGAATTAACAATTACCGACCTCCATTACGGTAATTCTGAAGTTAGAGTTTTTGTTCCAGGAAGGGATTCATCATACAAATATATTTATGGTCAAAACTCAGGTAATCCGGATTCATTGGAAATAATTATCCACTTTTTTTTGCACAACGATACACTGTATATTGATGAAAAATGGATTACAGATGGAACACCCTATACATTTATGAATTTTACAATAACCCCTGATTCCAAGAATGCAAACATATGCAACATGACTGGATATACAATAGAGAAACAAGACGACCAACAAATCAAGTCAATTAAGGATACCTTTCAAATATTCACAGAAACTACAGAAACAGGATTTATTGCATCCTATAGCAATACCGATACAAAACTTTTCTTTGTCAAGGTCGGTCCCAACTCCTCCACATCGATCCATCGCAAAGTTCGCCCGACAGTCAATTACAAAAACGCAAAACACTTCGACCTCCTCGGCCGCCCCGCCAACAGCAAGTACATCATAAAAGTCAACCGATAATATCTAAAAGGTCTCCTTAAAGGAGACTTTTTATGTTTCACATGAAACATGCGATTACGAGTGTCGCAAAATATGCTTGCATATTTTATGACCAAGTATGAGCATGTCGGACACGAAGTGTCCAAACTTTTTTTATTAGCGAGGGATATAATCAACAACAAATATGCTCATCGTCTAGACGAGCCTGGCTGCGTCGGCCAAGGAATGGGAGGGTGCAGGGAGGGAACCGTGCGGCCTTCGCAACTCCGAGCTGGGTTCCCTCCCGCAAATAAAAGAATTATTCTGATTTCCTTAAGAAGTGTGAATCCTATTCACACAAAATCCACATTTATCAAAAACTTATCCACGGATATTTTTAAAAAGTGAAAGGGCGCAAGCCCTTTTTTGTTGTATTCACATTTCATAATACTAAATTGTTCCACGTGGAACGTTCCTATAGAAACAACAAAAACCAGCAGAATCTTTTGAACCAGTTCTTGACAGAACATGGTGTGCAGCTGTCCGAAGATGTACTCGGCAAGCTTTATGATTTTGCAGACTTGGTAGTAGAGACCAAGCAGTTTGGTAACCTGATTTCGGCAAAGGACTCCGAGAAGTTCTTGAGCAGACACATAGCCGATTCGTTGGTTCCCTATATATATATTAGAGAAGATCTCTCGTCTCTCGTCTCTTCTCTCTCGTCTATCAAATGGGCCGATATGGGTGCGGGGGCAGGTTGCCCGATTTTCCCGCTCGCCATCGTAATGCCCCAGGTGGAATTCTTTGCCGTCGAACCCCGCCACATGCGCGTGGAATTCATGAAGTTCGCCAAGGAAAAACTGCACCTGGATAACCTGACCGTCGTGGGCAAGCGTTTCGAAACTTCGGGACTTGCCTATCTGGACTATGTGAGTTGCCGCGCCCTTTCGACTTTTGAAAACGACTGGGAACGTGCCCAGCCCGGTTTGAAGGGCGGTGGAAAATTCCTCACGCTGAAAAGTTTCAACAATATTGTTCACCTGGAAAATGATCCGGCAGTACACATATATAAATATGCACTCCCGCAGGAAGAACAAGTTTACGCCTTAGTCACTCGAGGTAATGAATGAGTAAAGTGATAGCAGTCTGCAACCAGAAAGGTGGCGTGGGCAAGACCACGACCGCCGTCAACCTGGCCGCCAGTTTTGCCGCATTAGAAAAGAAGACACTCCTTATCGACATGGACCCGCAGGGTAACGCGTCGCAGGGTCTCGGCTATAATGAACTTCAGGATGTGGATATCCACGAAGTCCTGAACATGGCCGACAATCCGGACAATATTACCTATGACAATATCAAGGAAGCTATCCTCGATACGAGTCTAGATTACCTCAAGGTCATCACTTCTGGCCCGGACCTCGCCGTCATGGAAATCGAACTGGTGAACGCCATGAGCCGCGAACGCCGTCTCGAACGCGTGATGAATGTACTCAAGCAGTCTTTCGAATTCATCATCATCGATGCTCCTCCGAGCCTGAACCTTTTGACGCTGAACGTGCTGACCGCAGCCACCAGTGTCTTGATTCCAGTGCAGTGCGAATACTACGCCCTGCAGGGTATGACCGAACTTTTCAAGACTATCCGCGAAGTTCAGAAGAACCTGAACGCAAACCTCAAGATCGAAGGTGCGCTCCTCACCATGTACGATTCCCGCCTGAGCCTCTGCAAGCAGGTCGCCGAAGAAGTACGTGAAAACTTGAGCGACACCGTTTTCCAGGCAATGATTCCGAGAAACGTGAAACTCTCCGAAGCACCGAGCCACGGCAAGCCCGCCATCCTTTACGATGTACAGAGCAGTGGTGCACAAGCGTACATGAAACTCGCCGAAGAAATCTTGAATAAGGGAAAGTAATAAATGGGTAAAAAGTCTTTCGCATTGGGTCGCAGCCTCGCCGATATCCTCAAGGATCACTCCGCTCCGGCAGCATCTGATATTCAGCAGTCCAATCCACAATCCGACGAAAATGCTTCGCAAAACGCCGTCGAAAAATCCGAAACTGTTGATAACTCACAGAAAGTCGTTGAAATCAACGTCGACCTTATCGACCCGAACCCGTTCCAGCCGCGTAAAGTTTTCAGCGACGATGAACTGGTCGAACTTGCAGAATCTATTGAACAGCACGGGTTGATCCAGCCGATTGCTGTTCGCAAGGTGGGTGACCGTTACCAGCTCATCAGTGGTGAACGTCGTACCCGTGCAACCAAGCTTGCCGGACTTCCGACCATCAAGGCCCAGGTTTATGAAAACCTCGACGACAAGGCCATGGCCGAATGGGCGCTCATCGAAAACATCCAGCGTGTCGACCTGAATCCGGTCGAAGTCGCCAAGTCTTATCAACAATTGATCGATAATCACGGCTATACTCACGAAGATTTGTCCAAGATTGTGAGTAAGTCGCGCTCTGCAATTACTAACAGTCTTCGCCTTCTCAAACTCCCGGAAGTAGTACTTTTGTGGATAGAAGAAGGAAAAATTTCGGGCGGTGCCGCTCGCGCCCTCTGCAGCGACAAAATCCAGAATCCCGAAGAAGTCGCCAAGCGGATCATCGAAGAAGGCTTGAACGTTCGCCAGATCGAAGCGATTGCCCGCGGCGAAGATATTTCCAAACCGCAGGAACCGGAACAGGCTGCACCTGAAGCTGAAGACCAGCCGGAAATTCACAAGCCCGAAGTCGAAGCCAAGCCGAAGCCGGAACTCAGTGCCGACATGAAACAATTCGAGTCCCGTCTCGAAACCTATTTCGGAACAAAGGTCCAAATCAACCCAAGTGCCTCAACCGAGACCAAGGGTTCGATTGTTATTAACTATTATTCCATGGACGACCTTAACCGAATCCAGGAACTCATGGAACGCTAAATGAGCAAGTACTATAAAGTCCAAATTATTCCGGAAGACTCCAAGGAAATCAAGAGTTACCGCATCAACAGAAAGTGGTTTTTACTCTTGAAACTTTTCCTTATTGCCGCGGTCATCGCTGCAGGCTTTCTGATATATAATGCAGGTCGTATCGGTCGCATGATGGCGAACTACGAAAACATCCGCATCGCAAACGGCCAGCTTGTAAAACAGAATGCCAACTACGAAGAACTTTTCATGAGAATCGATTCGCTCTGGGTTTTAGAAGAACGTATCCAGAATATCCTCGGCACGTTCATCGAAAACGATTCGGAAAAGGTCAACAGCCTTATCGACAAGAGCAGGTTCGCCCACACGCCTTCACAAAAAATCGATGTCGATTATGAAGGTGGCTGGAAACCGCACGAAGACAAGGTCCGCCTGGAACATATTCCAAACGTGATTCCTGTTGTCGGAATCGTGAGCAAAAAATTCAGTGAAGCAAACGACCACTTGGGAATTGATTTTTCGGCACAAGCAGGAAACCCGGTATTTGCATCGGGTAGCGGCGTTGTAGAATTTGCAGGTCAACAAGACGAACTGGGCAACACGGTCATCATCGATCACCAGAACGGTTACAAGACCAGTTATTCACATTTAAAAGATATTCGTACCCGCAAGGGTCGCAATGTCGGGAAAGGCGAAATTATAGGAACAGTCGGGAATACGGGAAACAGCAGCGCACCGCACTTGCACTATTCTATAAATAAAGATGGCAAGGAAACAGATCCCGAGCTTTTCATCAATTATTAAATCAACCAAAGAGGTAAAAAATGGCTACTAAAGAACAGGAAATCACTCAGATCGGTCACAGCGTGACAATCAAGGGCGACATCAGCGGCAATAGCGACGTGCGCGTTGCTGGTAATGTCGTTGGCGGCATCTCTATCGAAGGCGAACTCATCGTCGAACGTCAGGGCGTGGTCCAAGCTGAAATCAAGACCACTACTGCTGTGATTGCCGGTTCTGTCAAGGGCAACATCGAATGCACTGACAAGCTCATTCTCGAAAGTACCTCTCAGTATGAAGGCAATATCAAGACCAAGCGTCTCATTATCCAGGAAGGTGCAATCTTCCAGGGTAACTGCCAGATGGGTGCTCCTCAGGTCGCTCCTGCCCAGGCAGCTCAGCCTGCAGCACAGCAGTCTGCTAAGCAACAGCCTGTCAAAGCACCTAAGGATTTAGACCTCTAAGTCAAATCCACACCTATATCAATAAACACTAATTATTTATATAAATGATAATGGTAATTAGTGCCGTGAATAGTGGATAGAATTGTGAAGATGAAAACATAACTCATTGATGGTCAAAAAGTTGCAAAACTAAAATTGATGAGGAAAAATGTTGAAAACTTTCAATCTGTTCACTTTTTTCAATGTTGATAAGTGTTGAAGGTGAGTTTTCAATACCAATTCACATGCGGTACACCGTTTTATGTTGAAAATCGGTATGATATGGCTCACATTTGGCAAGAAAGTGGTGTAAATCATAAACTTAGCGGCAATATAATATTTATATTGTTCAAACAAAATGTCTTCAAAGATGCTTAAAATAGGTCAGATATCCGATATCCATATTGGAAACGGAGAAGAGCTCGTTCAGGGGATCGACGTATGCGCGAATTTCCTTAAAGCTCTGAATTCTGACTCTATGCAAAATTTGGATCTCTTGGTGTTGTCCGGTGACCTTGCTGAAAATTCGCAAGCGGCTGCATACAAGCATGTAGCATCTTTATTGAAAGACTACAAAGTTCCGGTTTGTATCATTCCCGGTAATCACGACGACCTCAACATCATGCGGAAGTACTTCGACCTTGAATCCAAGATTCATGGTGACAGATGTTATTACCGTTATGACCTGGGTGGAAGGACTATCTTCTTTTTAGATAGTGGATGCGGGAATGTTTCACAGGATCAGCTGACATGGTTGCAGGAAGAAGCTTCGAAGATCAAGGGCGAAGTCATTCTGTTCATGCACCATCCGCCTTGTTTCTGTGGCCACCGGTTCATGGACTTGCGTTACCATTTGGAAAATATGGTTGAAGTTCAAGAAGTACTTGCTGGTATCAAGAACTTGACTCATATT from Fibrobacter sp. UWB10 includes the following:
- a CDS encoding VOC family protein is translated as MKIEHIAIWVKDIDKVCEFYRKYFGGVVHPIYHNPAKQFTSRFVTFDDGARLEIMHRPDIDHVWPVTSLQSDMLTLGHAGVQAPRRDTRDRMFHVEHLGFAHLSFSVGSKGEVDRLTKQMYADGIQVVGEPRTTGDGYYESVVLDPEGNRVEITV
- a CDS encoding thioredoxin family protein, giving the protein MKPNHFLTFACAVIFMAGTVTHTNAKVIQTYNEDIKIVKVNDSNFENEILHSKKPVILEISSTSCPPCLIMIPTLISIAKNYSDIKIASVGIDEPGIEKIRASLPIQAFPTFFLIKDGKIVNKLVGAVKEEELLAALQYTPKRNAAKPAKKAKNSPKNLVCKTNGQFNGLKNLVTISFVFGATEIENVDIVTDVFVPPELSDKREQMIEHVRASGKGEVTPTMTGFRMHIDNNCRFMKAMDMKRTSTYGEMRAGLELQGFSCQ
- a CDS encoding O-acetyl-ADP-ribose deacetylase, which produces MIEIEIIQGDITKLNVDAIVNAANCSLLGGGGVDGAIHRAAGPELLKACIPLNGCETGKAKITPGFRLPAKFVIHTPGPIYRDGLHGEPALLESCYKSCLDLAEANACETVAFPAISTGVYGYPWEAATEIAVKTVQNYPAKKVKKVIFCCFSTQMEEIYTRFITTSH
- a CDS encoding transporter codes for the protein MDGLRAAWGVSYPFELSPAQVWDRSGDKSILEVFDIETGKSEVLDEFDRVIEAPNWSADGKFLTFNSEGRIYKYEIASGDVAEVPSYFVDNCNNDHVLAPDGTGLYVSHHTKEDGLSRIYKIFYDGRMPELVTPLAPSYLHGITPDGKMLAYCAERNGEYDIYTIPTAGGNEMQLTTAFGLNDGPEYDCDGEYIWFNSVRTGRMQAWRMKADGSEQTLMTFDAHWNTWFPHISPDRTKVVMLAYHERDVRPGEHVPNKNVEIRLMTGSDKTGWSKPRTILKLFGGQGTINVNSWAPDSKRFAYVRYVKQ
- a CDS encoding RsmG family class I SAM-dependent methyltransferase — protein: MERSYRNNKNQQNLLNQFLTEHGVQLSEDVLGKLYDFADLVVETKQFGNLISAKDSEKFLSRHIADSLVPYIYIREDLSSLVSSLSSIKWADMGAGAGCPIFPLAIVMPQVEFFAVEPRHMRVEFMKFAKEKLHLDNLTVVGKRFETSGLAYLDYVSCRALSTFENDWERAQPGLKGGGKFLTLKSFNNIVHLENDPAVHIYKYALPQEEQVYALVTRGNE
- a CDS encoding FISUMP domain-containing protein; this translates as MKLNPRYIKLSAAVVASLISACTIEVETPTDDNGVPSYTNKLSELYEIECNADRAGSKVFVNYEQMTFECDGTQWNGAYPGQDSTKRIIAPVVDRNFAFGSVVDTRDGKTYKTIKIGKQNWFAQNLNYNGIDSWCFDEITNCAEDGRYYSWYGAMDIDEDIWLISLDVIEDEHQGACPDGWHVPTLSEWEDLFTYVAGSSNYMLYEDSIAYKLRSNFGWEYNMNGWDVYGLALTPNGYYDRVIDFKVTSKTTAIYQWSATPENGYRTHSKYFDMSDDMIFIGTGYDNRNGMSVRCVENSESLNPNETNPIDDDPIVAPIDDPIDTPVETPVDPVEVITTPVDTTSQTTEPAGPTGDVVSCNMEISIMGMTTSSCDEYAAGSATAEAAAAQCVSVEGYYTATLGNGCPTNYTKKCVVSDEATVYFYEEENANQDCSDLIQTK
- a CDS encoding pyridoxamine 5'-phosphate oxidase family protein; the encoded protein is MEEVKNFIKECGAYFLATVDGDQPRVRPFGTIEIFEGKLYIQTSKVKDCSKQIQKNGKVEICAMNAEGNKWLRLAGTLVRDDRREPKVHMLDCYPELKSMYSVEDPNTEVLYFKDATATFYAFGAAPRTVKF